TCGGCAAGGCGCTGTTCGCCGCGGCGCCATGCGTTCGCGCCCAGGCGCAGGCCCATGAAGAGGATGAGGATGATGGCGGACGTCATGCTGATGGCGATGACCACCTCCATCAGGGTGAAGCCGGCGGAACGCGGGCGCTGGCGGGTCATCGCTGCGCCTCCGGCGCTTGCTGCGCCCATTGTGTGGTTTCGAGCGCGTAAGTGCGCGCCTCCCGGGCCTCGCCCCAGGCGACTTCGACGCGGATGCGGAACAGCCCGTAGCCGGCGAGCTGCGGCGCCGGACCCGGCGCTGGATCGATCTGCACCCGCCAGCGGTAACCGTCGTCCCAGCGGCCCGACGTTGTGCCGGCAGCGAGCTGCTCGTTGAGGAGCTGTTCGCTCATCTTCTCGCGCGCGTGCAGCAGGGCCGTCTCGTGCGGCCGCATGCGGTCGAGATTGCGCAGCGACTGCGACATGAGCGACACGACAGCGACAAAAGCGGTCGCCATCACCACCGAGGCGACCAGGACTTCCATGAGCGTAAAGCCGCGCTGGGCTACGCGCTTCCCCACGTTAGCGGCCAAAAGACGGCCGCGAACGCGGGACACCCTCATAAGTTGGGCACGCCTCTTCATTCGACCACCTCATCGCGCAGATACAGCGGGCTGACGCGGGCGCGAGCGGTGAGCGGGTCGAGCGTGATGTCCACCCGGCTGCCGCGCTGGTTGGTCAGCTCCAGGCGGGCGCGCTGGCTGGTGCCGTTGGGGAAGAAATGCAGCGGCGGCAGGTCGCGCGTCCACGCGTCGCGCGACTGTTCAAGTTTGAGTTGAACCTGCGCCGGTAACGTGAGGCTCTGGATGGTTTTACCGTCGTCGCGAACGAGCAGAAGCGTTTGTGGCGCCTCCGGCTCGGGGCTGCGCAAAACCGAGTAGCTGCGCGCCTCGTAAATGGCGTGGGTGCGCGCCTGCGCGTAGAAGTTCGACAGCGAGCCGGCGGCGAGGCGCAGCTCCAGGTTGGCGAACGAGCGCGTGACGCTGGGCATGACCAGCGCGGCGGCGACTGCCACAAGCGCCAGCACGACCACAAGCTCCATGAGCGTGTAGCCGCGTTGGCCGGATTGGTGAGCGCGCGTCATTTCCAGGAAACAACGTCTGCGTTGATGCCGTCGCCGCCTTCGCGTCCGTCGGCGCCGTAGCAAACGATTTCGTAATCACCGTGATCACTGGGCTGCTTGTAGTGGTACGGATTGCCCCACGGATCCATCGGGACTTCCTTGGGGATGTAGGGACCGTCCCACTTGTCCACGCCGCTCGGCTTGGTGCGCAGCGCCTGGAGCCCCTGCTCGGTCGTCGGATACGAGCCGACATCGAGGCGATAGGCGTCGAGCGCGGTTTCCAGAGCCGAGATCTGCGCTTTGGCGGCGTTGACCTTGGACTTGTCCACGTTCTTGAACAGGCGCGGGACCACGAGCGCGGCGAGCATCGCCAGGATGGTGAGGACCACCACCAGCTCGATCAGGGTGAAGCCGCGTTGACGTTTTTGCGTCCGAGTGAAGCGCATGCTCTTCCTCATAGCGGAATGTCGTTGATGCTGAAAATCGCCAGCAGAATCGAAATCACAATCGTGCCGACCACGAGGCCCATCACCAGGATCATGGCCGGCTCGAACAGCGCGACCATGTTCTTGATGGCCTGGCGCGTCTCGCGCTCGTAGACGTCGGCGACGTGGAGCAGCATCGCGTCCACCCGCCCGGTTTCCTCCCCGACGCCGAGCAGGTGAATCGAGAGCGGCGGGAACGCGCCGGTCTCGGCCAGCGGGCGGCTCAGGCCTTTGCCCTGCTTCACGCCTTGCGCGGCGCTTTCGACGGCGGCGGCGATTCGCGTGTTGGCCGCGACCTGTCCGGCGATCTGCAGCGAGCGAATCATCGGGACGCCGCCCTGGAGCAGCGTGCCGAGGCTGCGCGCGAAGCGCGTCACCAGCACGCGCTCGATCACGGCGCCGAGCCTGGGCACGCGCAGGATGAAGTGGTCCCAGCGGCTGCGGCCTTCCTTCGTCTGCAGCCAGCGGTAGAAGAGCCACGCGGCGAACGGAATCCCGATGAGCCACGCCCACCATGTCGCGCGGATGAAGTTGCTCACGTTCATCAGGATCTGCGTGGGCAGCGGCAGCGCGGCGCCGGTCTGCTCAAAGACCACGGCGAACTTGGGCACAACGAATTCCAGCAGCGCGAACACCGACGTGCCGCCAACGATGGTCAGCAGCGCGGGATAGATGAGCGCCGAGGTGACCTGTCCGCGAAGTTCGTTCACAGATTCCTGGTAGTCGGCGAGCTGGGCGAAGACGGCGGCGGTGTTGCCGCTGGCTTCGCCGGCCCGAACCATGCTGATGTAAAACGACGGGAACAGGTCTTCGTGGGCTTCGAGCGCGGCGCTCAGGCTCTTGCCGCCCTTCACCGCGCGCAGCGTCTGCTCGAGCGCGGAACGCAGCAGCGGCGATTCGCTCAGCTCGGCGCTGACCGCCAGCGAGCGATCGAGCGGAACGCCGGCAGCGAGCAGCGAAGCCAATGTTCGCGCGAAGACCTGGCGATGCTGTGCCAGGCCCTGGCGGGCGAACAGCGCCTTGATTTTCTGCGTGCCGAGGCGGCTCGCGGCGGTCGCGTCGGCGACGTTGATCGGGATCAGGCCGCGTTCCTGCAGGCGTCCGACGGCGACGAGGCGATCGGCGGCATCAATGGCGCCGTTCACCAGCTTTCCGTCTGCGGTAGCGGCCTGGTATGCGAAGCTCGGCATCAGCTTGCGCCCTCCAGGGCCGCCTCTTCCTGGGTAACGCGCAGGACTTCATCGATCGTGGTCGCCCCGCTGAGGACCAGTTCGTATCCAGACTGGCGCAGCGTGCGCATGCCGGCTTTCCGTGCATGCTCGCGCAGCACGTTGGACTCGCTGGTGCGGGCGACGAGCGACTGCATGGGCTCGTCGACGATCATGAATTCGAAAATCCCGAGACGCCCGCGGAAGCCGGTGTTGCGGCAGGCGGCGCAGCCAACCGCGCGATAGACGGTCAGCGTGCGGCCGGCCCCGGCCGGAACGCAGTCGCTGGGCAGCGCCGAAAGAGACACCTGCTCCGGGTGTTTGCATTCACTGCAAAGCACCCGGACCAGGCGTTGAGCGAGCACAGCAAGCACAGACGAAGAAATCAGGTAAGCGGGCACCCCCATATCCACCAGGCGCGTGATGGCGCTCGGCGCGTCGTTGGTGTGGAGCGTGGAGAACACCAGGTGGCCGGTCAGCGCGGCGCGAATCGCGATCTCGGCGGTTTCCAGGTCGCGGATTTCGCCGACCATGATGACGTCGGGGTCCTGGCGCAGGATGCTGCGCAGCCCCGAGGCAAACGTCAGCCCGATCTGCGTGTTCACGTGCATCTGGTTGACGCCGCTCATCTGGTACTCAACCGGGTCTTCCAGCGTGATGATCTTCTTGTCGGACTGATTGATGTTGCTCAGCGCGGCGTACAGCGTAGTGGTTTTCCCGCTGCCCGTCGGGCCGGTGACCAGAAAAATTCCGTGCGGGCGCGCGGTGACCTGCTTCATGCGCTCGAAGTCGAGATCGTTGAAGCCGAGCGAGCTGAGCGTGATCTTTTTCGATTCGTTGCGCTCCAGGATGCGCATGACTACGCTCTCACCGTAGAGCGTGGGCAGCGAGGAGACGCGCAGATCGATGTCGCGTCCCATCACGCGCAGGCGGATGCGGCCATCCTGCGGCAGGCGGCGTTCGGCGATGTTGAGCTTCGCCGTAAGCTTGATGCGCGAGATGATGGCCGGCGCCATCGCTTTGGCCGGCGACTCGATCGGATAAAGCACGCCGTCAATGCGGAAGCGGACGCGCAGGTCGTCTTCCATCGGCTCGATGTGGATGTCGCTGGCGCGGCTCTCGACGGCTCGCGCAATGAGCATGTTGACATAGCGGATGACCGGCGCTTCCAGCGCCAGGTCGCGCAGGTGCTCCACATCTTCCGCGGCGGCTTCAAGGGCGAGTTCGCCGTCACCGAGCGCGCCGAGGAGTCGGTCAAACTGGCCGGGCTGCGCGCCCGCGCCGAAGAACTTCTCGATGGCGTCGAGGACCTCGGATTCCAGCGCCAGGTACGGCTTGGGCTCGCAGGCGGTGGCCAGCCGGATGGAGTCGAGCGTCTCGTAGTCGAGCGGATCGGCAACGGCGATGTGCAGCACCCCGTCCTGCAGATCGAACGGGAAGAACTTCGCGGCGCGCATGAAGCGCGGCGAGAGACCTTTGATTTCCGGCGGCAGCGAGGGAAACTGGGCGGCCTCGATGACGGGCAGGTCGAGCTGCTCGCTCAGCGCGGCCAGCAGGTCGCGCTCGGCCAGGACGCCGAGATCAACCAGCAGCTTGCCGAGGCGGTCGCGGCTTCCCTGCTGGAGTTCGAGCGCGCGCTCAAGATCAGCCGCCGTGACCTTGCCCGACTCGCTCAGGATCTCGCCGAGAAACTTGCGCCCGGCGCGCACGTGGATGGGAGCGGAAGCGGCCATCAGTATTCCAGCGTCTGGACTTTGCTCATGAAACCGGCGCGGTCGAGCGCGTTGGCGCGGTATTGGTCCACGTCCTTCTTGGCGACGCGCAGCACCGCGGTGCTCTTCTCCACGCCCTGCGCGGTCGCAGCCGAGCCATAAACGATCACGGCCACGGATTCATCCGGCCCGAGCTGGTCGAGCGTGTGGCTGAAGTCGGCAAGCACGCGCTGCGCAAGGTCCTTCGCCTGGTCGAACTTGCGGCGCGCTTCCTCGCGCTTGGCGCGCTCGGTGGCCGCGGTCGGCGTGCCTTCGAACGGCCCCATCGAGGGACGCGACAGGTTGATCTCGAAGGTGAAGATGACCCCGTAGCCGGGCAAGTAGGCGCCGTGCGCGGCGTTGAGGTAGGCGAACGGCGCGGGAAACGCCTGCGTCAGGTTCTGGTTGAGCACCGATTCGAGCACGCGGATTTCGTCGCGCAGACGGGTGATGTTCTGCGGGCCGGAAGCCTTGGCCGCGTCTTGTGGGCCGGCGAACGACAGGGCGCACAGGGCGACGAGGCAGGCGATCAACTTCATCGGGTTCGGTTTCATGTTCCTTCTCTCGACTTCGTATTTCCCGCGGTAAGTCTTTCAGCGGCTGAAGCCGCTTTCATTCACGGCCTTTCGCGAACGGCCTTGAAGGCCGCCCCCTTCAACGCAACTCAACGGCTCAGGCTCGCGGGCCGCACGTTGTCGCGCCACAGGCTTTCCAGCACCAGGTGCTGGCTCTGGACTTCCTGCGCCAGCACCGCCTGCGACTGCTGAAGCTGGCGGACCGTGTAGGCGACTTGTACGCTGTCCGGCGAGGCTGCGGGCTTGGGCGCGGGGGCAACAGCAGGCTGCGCCTGCGCCATGCGCTGGGCAACGGCCGCGTCAACCATGGCCTGGAGCTGCTCCGGCGTGATGGCGGGCGCGTTCGCTGCGTTCTGTGCGACAGGCGCAGGCCTGGCGCCGCCGAAGGCGATGTGCACGCCAGCAGAGTCACGGCTGATCGCGGGACGCACGAGCACGAGCGCGACCAGAGCCGCCATCACGACAGCGGCGCTGGCGCGCGAGAACCACAGGCCGGCAACGTCTAACCAGTTGCGCGCGGCGTGCTGCGGCACCACCACGCCGAGCGGCGGCGCGTCTTCCGCGGGCCAGCCGGCGCGCAGGCGCGCAGAGAGCGACTTGAACTGCGCCAGCTCGGCGCGGCACACGGCGCACGACTGCTCGTGCTGCGCGGCGGCGCGCTCCTGCTCGGCGGAAAGCTCGCCCGACAAGCGCTCAAACATCAGGCCGCGATATTCGTTGCAGACCATGGTTACACCTCGTCCTTGGTGCAATGGATTGGGGAGCAGCGGGGGAAACGGAAAACTGGATCGAGAACTACTGGCGTGCGGCGGCTGCCGGCTGCGCTTCCAGTCCCGCGCGCAACTGGTCGAAGGCGGCATAGAGGCGCGACTTCACCGTGCTGACGGGCGCGTCCACGATGGCGGCAATCTCTTCGAAGCGAAATCCCTCGTAGATCTTGAGCACCACCACTTCGCGCTGCTCGGGCGAGAGGCGCGCAAGCAGCGAGCGCACTGTGATGCGCAACTCGCGCGTGATGGGATCGAGCGGGCCGGCGGTTTCGTCCAGCGCCGCGGCTTCGATCTGCGCCGACCACGCCATGTCCTGCTGGCGGCTGCGGAACTGTGAACGATATTGGTTGACGGCGATCCGGAACAGCCACGAGGCGAACTTGCCGCGCTCGCGCAGGTCCTTGAGCCGGGTGTAGGCGCGCAGGAAGGCGTCCTGCGAGAGATCGCGCGCCTGCTCGCGGTCGCCGGTCATGCGATACAGGAAGTTGTAGAGCGAACGCTGCCATCGCCACACCAGGAGATTGAAGGCCTCCGTGCGGCCGGCCAGGACCTGTTCAACGAGTTCCCTGTCGAGTTCCTGATCGGCCAAACCTGCTTCTCTCCTGTGCAGACGCAGCTACTCTGAAAAAAGACGAGTGGCTGAAAAATATTTGTTATTTGCGCTTGTGACTTGTGACTCCCGGTCCCCGGCCCGACTGCGCCGACGGCTGCAAGCCGGCATCAGCAAGCCACAACCAATAAATCCCTCAATGACTTACGCCGACTATTTCACGCTGCTTCCCGGCCGAGCTTGGGCTTGTTACCGCGTTCGGCTTTTCGGCGGCGATCACAAACTGGTAGGCCAGCAGGCCTTTGCACATGGGAGTGACCGCCCTAAGCAGCCACATGCCCAGGCGTATCCACCAGCTCCCGGCCGAGCGCGGAAAAGCTTCGGGCAGCGGGATGGGTGTAGCACGCAGCTCGGTGATCCTGAGGCCGGCGGCTTCGATCAGCCCAATGAACGTACGCCGTGTGAAGAAGCGCAGGTGCGTGGCATCGAGGATGCCGCGCGGCGCGTACTGAAAGCGTCCGGCGAGCAGGTTCAGCCGCACGTAAACGTTGGCCACGTTGGGCACGCAGGCGATCACCCGGGCGCCGGGGCGCGCGGTGGCGAGCACCTTGGCGAGCGCGGCGGCCGGATCTTTCAGGTGCTCAAGCACGTCGGCCAGGACGATAACGTCGTGGTTCCCTGCCCAGGCGCTGAGGTCGAGCGCCTCCACGTCGCCGATGAGAAGCTCGTCACAGAACGGCCGGGCCTGCTCCGCGCTGCCAACGTCGCGCTCAATGCCGGTGACGTGCAGGCCACGGGCCTTCATCTCGCGATCGAGGTAACCGGTGGCGACACCCACGTCGAGCACACGCGCGTCGCGAGGCACGTCCTCCAGCAGCCGCAGGATGACCTGGTGGCTGCTGCCGGCATGGTCCTTCATGACGTACCTGCCCGAGGTCATAACGAATGAGTACAGAGTGGTCCCCGTTGCCGAAAACTATACCAGAGCACGTAAGAGCGGCAGTTGCAGGCTAAGGCACTTGGGTGGCGCGGCGTGTGCGGAAAACGCCGTATTCGGCCGCTGTTTACTTCTTAGTGATCCTTAGTTCGTGTCCGCCGCCTGGCCGCCGCCGGCACATGCCCGCGAACCTTTCGGCTGCGCCAGAAATACGGCGCCCGCAGTGCCCACGAATTGCGAGGTTATACTGCGAACCGTGATCTCCACCGCCACTGCTCCGCAGCCGGTCAGCGTTGCATCGCCAGCCGGCGCGCGCTTCCACCTGGGTTATGCGCGCACGCTCGACGGAGTGCGCGCCCTAGCCGTCCTGGCGGTGATGTCGGTACATGCCAACCTGCCGGGGATGCGCGGCGGGTTTCTTGGCGTGGAAGCCTTCTTCGTGCTCAGTGGATTTCTGATCACCGCGCTTCTGATGGAGGAGTGGGAGAAGCGAGGCGGCATCAGCCTGCGAATGTTCTACGCCCGGCGCGCGCTGCGGCTCCTGCCTGCCCTGTTCGTCTGCGTTGCGGTGGTCACCCTCTTTACCGCCATGCGAACACCTCCCGAAGACGCGGCCGCCACGCGCCATAGCGCGCTGGCGGCAGTGCTCTACGCGGCCAACTGGGTGCGGGCGTTTCGCATTGAGCCGGCAGCCGACTGGCTGGCGCACACCTGGTCGCTTTCGATCGAGGAGCAGTTCTACATGCTCTGGCCGCCGCTGCTGGCCTGGCTGCTGCGCGGCAGGGTGAAGACGGCACACGTCGTCTTGGCCTTGGCCACAGCAGTGGTGGGGGTCGGCGTGTATCGCGCGGCGCTTTTCGGCGCGGGACGCCCGTGGTATCGGCTCTACAATGGCCTCGACACGCGGGCGGACTGCCTTCTGACCGGCTGCCTGGTGGGAGTGATCGTCGCGGGCGGGATGTTCAACGCCGCAGGACGAGCGGTCACGGCGCTGAGAGCAGCAGCTCTGATGTCTCTGGTGGGAGTGCTAGCGGTCGGCGCCCGGGCGACCTACATGGGCGCGCTGCTCTACCTGGGCGGGATGTCGGTGGTGGCGGTGGGATTCGCGGCGATCATCATGGCGCTGGTCGTCGCGCCGTGGAGGCCGGTAGCGGCGGCCCTGGAGTGGAAGCCGCTGGTGGGAATTGGACGGATCTCCTACGGGCTTTATCTGTGGCATGTTCCCGCATTTCATGCGCTGCGCGACGTGCCGTTGCGGACCCGCTACGTCGTCCTGCTGCAATTCGCGGCGGCGTTTGGGTGCGCCATCGCGTCGTTCTACCTGATCGAAAGACCTTTTCTGCGGCTCAAGCGCCGATTCACGCCCGCGGCCGAACTCAAAGCGCGCGTAATTACCAGCGCCAGCTAGTTCTCACCTTCACACACCTTACCGCTGCTGCTCGTGCTTTCCCCGCAGGTGATCTAGCAGCCGCGTGGACGCCGGACCGGCGCGCAGTGTGCGCACGATCTGGAGATCGTGCCAGTCCCAGGCGCGTTGCGGCGCAACGTCAATGCTGACCGGTGCGCTGCTCCAGTCTCCATTCGGATGGAAGTAAGCGCCGATCACCTGCACGCCGAAGGAGAGCGCGACCGCCAGCGCGAACGCCGGCTTGAGCAGGCGCGACGAGGTCAGCGCCGGCCAGAGTGGAACCAGGAAAAATGTGAGCAGCGGAAGAATGTCGCACATGTAGCGCGGGCCGAAGCAGTATCCGGCATACCAGCGCTCGAGCTTGGCATACAGAAACAGGTGCAGCACCGCGCCGATCACCAGCGCGCGCGACCATCCGTGCTGATGGTTGCGCCACAGCCGGATCGCGCCCCACGCGGCGAACAGCGTCCAGGGAACGAAGATGAACAGTCCGCGATTGGGGCTGGCCAGCAATCCCGCCAAGCCTTCGAAAAAGTTACCGCGGAAGCCGCTGGCCGCCCGCGCGTAGCCCATCGATTCCAGCGCCTGCGTGTAGGCGCCGAGCAGATTGCCGAAGTAATAGAGGTTATAACCGAAAACGAGCGCGCCGATCATGACGATGGGCGCGAGCAATGGTAGAGCGCGGGCGCGGCTCTTCCACAGCATCCACAGGAAAACGGGCGCGACCGTGACCACGTTGGTCGGCTTGTTGGCGGCCGCGAGAGCGATCGCGAGCCCGGTCAGGAGCGCGGACCGCGGAGAACCGTCGTCGCGGACGAGCGCCCAGATCAGCAGCGCCAGGCACAGCTCGGTGAAGCCGTGCAGCCACAGCACCTGGCTGGCGGTGCTCCACGTCGGCGAAGCGAGGGCGTAGATGAGCGTGAGTGCCAGCGCGCCGCCCGTGGGCAGCAGCCGGCGCAGCGCGAGGTAAAGAATTCCCGCCGAGAGCGCGGCGATGAGCGCGGCGCTGAGTTTTTCCATCGCCTCGGCGACGAACAACATGGCGCGCGGCGAAGGCTGGCGTTGCGAGACCCATACGGCGGCGGGGACGTACAGCGGCGTCACCACGAGCGGCGTGAGCACCGGATAGCTCGACATCCAGTGGCCGCGGCTCTGCGTGGCGAAGTACACGCCGTAGGGCATGCCTCTCCGCTTGTAGATTTCCAGGTGTGGAGCGATGAAGCGGTCTACGTCGAGGCGGGCGTCGAGCAGGATGCTGAACGGGACGTAGCGGACGGCGTCGGTGTCGCCCGTAGAGATGTAGCGGAGGTTAGCGAGGTAAGCGAGGAAGAGGAAAACCGCGAGAAGGGCGGCGGCGCGGGGAGCTGAGGTGCTGCTCAGTTGTTTTCGCGTTGGCGCGGCAGTTGGCACTTAGCAGTTGGCATCTGGCCTTGAAAGACCGTGCGCTGGCCAAGTGCCAAGTGCTAATTGCCAAGTGCTGTTTCCTAGATGTCCTTCGGGCGTTTACCGAGCGCCTGCAAAATCACACGCCCAACGAAGGCGGGATTGTTGACCAGGTAGCGCATGAAGAGTCGCCGCGGCTCGGTGCACACGCGGAAAAACCATTCCATGCCGATGCGCTGCATCCAGCGCGGCGCCATCGGCTTGTTGCCGCTCAGGAAGTCGAAGGCGGCGCCGACGCCCGCCATCACGCCGCAGCGCATGCGACCGACGTGCTCGGCCATGAATCGTTCCATGGCGCCGGGACCCACAGCCATCCAGAAGATGTCAGCGCCGGAGGCGTTCACGCGTTCGACAACCTCGGCGTCTTCTTCGGGGGTGAGCGGACGGAACGGCGGGCAGTAAGTTCCGGCCACCTGCAATCCCGGGAAGCGTTCACTCAAGTTCTCAGCGAGGCGATCAGCGACGCCGGGCATGGCGCCGTAGAAGTAATGCTTCCAGCCGCGCGGAAGGCCGTACTCACACGCCGCCAGCATCAGGTCGGGGCCGCAGACGCGCTCCACGTGCTTGAAACCCTTCAGGCGCGTCAGCCAGAGCAGCGGCACCCCATCCGGCGTCACCAGGCCCGCCTGGTTGTGGATGCGGCGCAGCTCCTCGTCATGCTGGCACATCATCACCAGGTGCGTGTTGGCCACGCAGATGTAGTGAGGATCACCGGCGGTGATCCACTGCTCTATCGCGCGCAGGGCGGTCTCCATGTTGATGGGGCTGACGCCGACGCCGAGGATGTTGGCGCGCTTGCGCACGAACGGGCGCGTGTTTACCTGTCGCCCGGGAGCAGTTGTGACCGAAGAAACCAACGTCTGATTCTACAGCGCTCCGGCGCGCTGCGCTTCGACGCGGCGCGCGCGCGCCTGGTCATCGCGTCCGACGCCCACAGCGACGTACTGCACCCAACTGCAATCGCGCAACTCCGAAGCGAGTACCCGCCAGCAATCGAAGACGAGCACGCGCTGCTTGTGCACCGGGAAGTCGGCGGCGCGCAGGCTGCGGAATTCTTCGCAAGGCTGCGCGATGACAACCACGTCGGCGCTGCGCAGGCACTCCAGCGCGGAGTTCATGTACTGCACGCTGTCTTTCAGCACGACGTGCGCGTTTTCCATCGCGAGCGGATCGTAAACCGCGACCACGTGGCCGGCGTCCGCCAGTTTCTGGGCGAGCATCAAGCCCTGGGACTCTTCGACCACGTTGGTGTTCGGCTTGTAGGCGAGCCCGAGCAGACCCACCGTCATGCCCGGCTTCAGCAGTTCTTCAATGCGCTGCGCCTGCCGGTTCAGCAGCAGGTGGTTCATGCGATCGGTGGCCTCGGCCAGCGCCGCGGGCGCGCCCAGCGCCGTGGCCATCGAGCTGAGGGCCTTGTTGTCGCGCGGGAAACAGGGACCGCCGTACCCGAGTCCGCCGGTGAGGTACTTGCGTCCGATGCGTGAATCGTGGCCGATGGCCTTGCTGACAGCGTCCACGTCGGCGCCGGGCAGTTCTTCGCACACCGCCGCCAGCATGTTGGCGAACGTGATCTTCATCGTGACAAAAGTATTGATGGAGATCTTCACCAGCTCGGCGTTCACCAGGTTCATGCGCATGACAGTCGCACTGTTCAGGGTGAAGCTCTTGTACCACGACTCCAGTTCGGTGCCCGCGCGCTCATCGTGCTCGCCGATAAGGACGAAGTCGGGATGGAGCAGGTCGTGGATCACGCTGCCGAGCGCGATAAACTCCGGGTTGTAGCAGACGCCGAAATCGCGCCCGCACTTCTTGCCGGATTCTTCTTCGATCAGCGGCAGGATGCCAAACTCGGTGGCGCCCGGCAGCACCGTGCTGGTGAGCGCCACCAGGTGGTAGTCCTTCTTGGCGCGCAGGGCGCGGCCGATTTCACGCGCTGCTTGCGCCGCGTAGCGGATGGAAAAGCCGCCGGCTTCATCCGACGGGGTTGGAACGATGATGAAGGTGAGGCCGGAGGCGCGCACCGCTTCCTGAAAGTCGGTGGTGGCGCGGAGGCGGCCATGGTTCGCCGCGATGTATTCGGCCAGTTCGGGTTCGACCACCGGAGCACGGTTGCTGTTGATGGCGTCCACCGTGCTCGAGTTGACGTCCACGCCAGTTACCTGCATGCCGCGGCTCGCCATGGCCGCCGCCATGCAAGCTCCCAGCTTTCCCAAACCCACAACAGAAACGCGATCGATCATGCTTTCTCCCGGAACCGTCGTCTCCTTCTCTGCTTCCGTCCTGCCGGGAAAGCCGCGCAGGACATGACCCGCCACCCTGGCGCCGGGTGTGGGTTGATACGTCCTTGAATCTT
The genomic region above belongs to Terriglobales bacterium and contains:
- a CDS encoding nucleotide sugar dehydrogenase codes for the protein MIDRVSVVGLGKLGACMAAAMASRGMQVTGVDVNSSTVDAINSNRAPVVEPELAEYIAANHGRLRATTDFQEAVRASGLTFIIVPTPSDEAGGFSIRYAAQAAREIGRALRAKKDYHLVALTSTVLPGATEFGILPLIEEESGKKCGRDFGVCYNPEFIALGSVIHDLLHPDFVLIGEHDERAGTELESWYKSFTLNSATVMRMNLVNAELVKISINTFVTMKITFANMLAAVCEELPGADVDAVSKAIGHDSRIGRKYLTGGLGYGGPCFPRDNKALSSMATALGAPAALAEATDRMNHLLLNRQAQRIEELLKPGMTVGLLGLAYKPNTNVVEESQGLMLAQKLADAGHVVAVYDPLAMENAHVVLKDSVQYMNSALECLRSADVVVIAQPCEEFRSLRAADFPVHKQRVLVFDCWRVLASELRDCSWVQYVAVGVGRDDQARARRVEAQRAGAL
- a CDS encoding WecB/TagA/CpsF family glycosyltransferase, giving the protein MVSSVTTAPGRQVNTRPFVRKRANILGVGVSPINMETALRAIEQWITAGDPHYICVANTHLVMMCQHDEELRRIHNQAGLVTPDGVPLLWLTRLKGFKHVERVCGPDLMLAACEYGLPRGWKHYFYGAMPGVADRLAENLSERFPGLQVAGTYCPPFRPLTPEEDAEVVERVNASGADIFWMAVGPGAMERFMAEHVGRMRCGVMAGVGAAFDFLSGNKPMAPRWMQRIGMEWFFRVCTEPRRLFMRYLVNNPAFVGRVILQALGKRPKDI